A single genomic interval of Deinococcus fonticola harbors:
- a CDS encoding TetR/AcrR family transcriptional regulator: MTAAPAPHTTGKRRLSADNRREQILRSAADLFIERGFEGVSMADIAASLGTSRPTIYTYFPSTESVLDALLDERLEHLPARLRPLLCEVQATSFADVFRALLNERELLMLLNSGGGPHFRARRQAFLNAIEERLNLQQISKLRTETRGHLPQPMLIAVVLNLLSSVAYEQTVKEQWNPDELAALLEKFIVGGVDGVLG; the protein is encoded by the coding sequence ATGACCGCCGCGCCCGCGCCCCACACGACCGGCAAGCGCCGCCTGAGTGCCGACAACCGCCGCGAACAGATCCTGCGCTCGGCCGCTGACCTGTTCATCGAACGCGGCTTCGAGGGCGTCAGCATGGCCGATATCGCCGCCAGCCTCGGCACCTCGCGCCCCACCATCTACACCTATTTTCCCAGCACCGAGAGCGTGCTGGACGCCCTGCTGGACGAACGCCTGGAGCACCTGCCGGCCCGCTTGCGCCCCCTGCTGTGCGAAGTGCAGGCGACCTCTTTCGCGGACGTGTTCCGCGCGCTGCTGAACGAGCGCGAACTGCTGATGCTGCTGAACAGCGGCGGCGGCCCGCACTTCCGCGCGCGGCGGCAGGCTTTCCTGAACGCCATCGAGGAACGCCTGAACCTTCAGCAGATCAGCAAACTGCGCACCGAGACCCGCGGCCACCTGCCGCAACCCATGCTGATCGCGGTGGTGCTCAACCTGCTGAGCAGCGTCGCCTACGAGCAGACCGTAAAGGAACAGTGGAACCCCGACGAGCTGGCCGCGCTGCTGGAAAAATTCATCGTGGGGGGCGTCGACGGCGTGCTGGGTTAA